A genomic window from Candidatus Kouleothrix ribensis includes:
- a CDS encoding globin: MSNQPTIYELAGGDALFRELVERFYARIERDPVLRPMFPADLAAGKEAQFLFITQYFGAPPRYSAQRGHPRLRMRHAPFTIGQAERDAWLGHMLAAIDEAGFAEPARTALREYFERAATFMINHQAGAGIDLHG; the protein is encoded by the coding sequence ATGAGCAACCAACCGACAATCTACGAGCTTGCCGGCGGCGACGCGCTATTCCGCGAGCTGGTCGAGCGCTTCTACGCGCGGATCGAGCGCGACCCGGTGCTGCGCCCGATGTTCCCGGCCGACCTCGCGGCCGGCAAAGAGGCCCAGTTTCTGTTTATCACCCAGTATTTTGGCGCGCCGCCGCGCTACAGTGCCCAGCGCGGCCACCCGCGCCTGCGCATGCGCCACGCGCCATTCACGATCGGCCAGGCCGAGCGCGACGCCTGGCTTGGGCATATGCTCGCGGCGATCGACGAGGCCGGCTTCGCCGAGCCGGCGCGTACGGCCCTGCGCGAATACTTCGAGCGCGCCGCGACCTTCATGATCAACCACCAGGCCGGCGCCGGGATCGATCTCCACGGCTGA